A genomic stretch from Ictalurus punctatus breed USDA103 chromosome 2, Coco_2.0, whole genome shotgun sequence includes:
- the LOC108280710 gene encoding perforin-1-like precursor (The RefSeq protein has 3 substitutions compared to this genomic sequence) yields the protein MLQTLLIWAVFATTLPPPTSQSCFKANESQCDNADFTPGSDLAGEGFDITTMQRKGAFVLDMSSWLQKDKSCTLCKNPYMGGKTQKLPVSVVDWRPSQKCSTKLSSSVYQSSEALVSASTSSIENNWKSDLQIITPKVQGSLILAGSNSRLADYSMKKTKNDKFSFTSHDVTCGYYSYRVSGSPLLHPELSDEFGRLPEIYDESSKHLYYKLIDRFGTHYISKVTLGGEVRSVTSIKECEASMQGLSVDDVKVCLDVEASVSMGIASSLQTEAHHCKQAKEKTLKNKSFASSFSDRETNVIGGYTQSVDLLFSSNNDPKAYKEWVTSLPVHPDVLSYSLTSLHELLPAKKQIQAHLRTAIKDYILQRGLLINCTNPCKTGVKTNPKEPCSCSCHNKPDVALNCCPTRRRFAEVTITAIKATGLYGDYWTQTDAFVKILLNGKIPSEQTSVIPDDNSPTWNQQFHLGTVDLTQFSTVKMEVWDEDSDSDNDLLGACNAPLKSGVKKDVCALNHGVLYYKVEVKCVHGLAGSSCMEYKPSPMDAQLEKVYVSRNARPIPRGMLLEMGVLLDERILRFNQSNIRKAKGLEL from the exons ATGCTGCAGACACTTCTGATTTGGGCAGTCTTTGCCACAACTCTCCCTCCTCCAACCAGCCAGAGTTGCTTCAAGGCCAATGAGTCTCAGTGTGACAATGCGGACTTCACTCCGGGATCCGACCTAGCAGGAGAAGGCTTTGACATCACCACCATGCAACGGAAAGGGGCCTTTGTCCTTGACATGAGCTCCTGGCTCCAGAAGGACAAGTCCTGCACTCTGTGTAAAAACCCCTACATGGGAGGTAAAACACAGAAGCTCCCGGTTTCTGTGGTGGACTGGAGACCGAGTCAGAAGTGCAGCACAAAGTTGTCCAGCTCCGTCTATCAGTCCAGCGAGGCCCTGGTCAGCGCCAGCACCTCCTCTATCGAGAACAACTGGAAGTCAGACTTGCAAATAATCACTCCAAAAGTCCAGGGATCGCTGATACTTGCAGGCAGTAACTCCAAGCTGGCCGATTATTCAATGAAGAAGACCAAAAACGACAAGTTCAGCTTCACCAGTCATGATGTCACATGTGGATACTACAG TTACAGGGTTTCAGGCAGTCCACTCCTGCACCCAGAGCTAAGTGACGAATTCGGACGTCTCCCCGAGATATATGATGAGTCATCAAAGCACCTCTATTACAAGCTGATTGACAAGTTTGGTACTCATTATATCTCAAAG GTGACTCTGGGTGGAGAGGTTCGCTCTGTGACCAGCATCAAGGAGTGCGAGGCGTCCATGCAGGGTCTGAGCGTAGATGACGTGAAGGTGTGTCTGGACGTGGAGGCTTCTGTCAGTATGGGAATAGCTTCAAGTCTGCAGACTGAGGCTCATCACTGCAAGCAGGCCAAGGAAAAGACTCTGAAGAATAAGAGCTTTGCTAGCAGCTTCAGTGACAG GGAAACAAATGTGATTGGTGGCTACACTCAGAGTGTCGACCTCCTTTTCTCATCAAATAACGACCCAAAGGCCTATAAGGAGTGGGTCACGTCTCTGCCCGTTCACCCTGATGTGCTTTCCTACTCGCTCACGTCCCTTCACGAGTTGCTGCCAGCGAAAAAACAAATCCAAGCACATTTGCGCACTGCCATCAAGGACTACATCCTCCAGAGGGGCCTGTTGATAAACTGCACAAACCCATGTAAGACCGGTGTGAAGACCAATCCCAAAGAACCGTGCAGCTGCAGCTGCCACAACAAACCGGATGTGGCCCTCAACTGCTGCCCAACTCGGAGAGGATTTGCTGAAGTCACCATAACTGCAATCAAAGCCACAGGTTTATATGGAGATTACTGGACTCAGACAGACGCATTCGTCAAGATCCTCCTCAATGGAAAGATCCCCAGTGAACAGACGTCCGTGATCCCAGATGACAACTCACCCACTTGGAACCAACAATTCCATCTTGGAACTGTGGACCTTACTCAATTCAGCACTGTGAAGATGGAGGTGTGGGATGAGGACAGTGATTCAGATAACGACCTTCTCGGGGCATGCAACGCTCCACTGAAATCTGGAGTGAAGAAGGATGTCTGTGCACTCAATCACGGAGTTCTCTATTATAAAGTGGAGGTGAAATGCGTTCACGGTTTGGCTGGTTCTTCATGCATGGAGTACAAGCCCTCTCCCATGGATGCACAGCTGGAGAAAGTGTATGTCTCCCGGAACGCTCGCCCGATTCCCAGAGGCATGCTGCTGGAGATGGGAGTGCTCCTCGATGAGCGTATTCTCCGCTTCAACCAGAGCAACATTCGCAAAGCTAAAGGTCTTGAGTTGTAG